From a single Capsicum annuum cultivar UCD-10X-F1 chromosome 12, UCD10Xv1.1, whole genome shotgun sequence genomic region:
- the LOC107851695 gene encoding haloacid dehalogenase-like hydrolase domain-containing protein At4g39970: protein MASITIPLSPPNPHSLSSRNSFFSSPSFTKLLRSPPSFYFSFDRKSSLSVSASSSTRALEALIFDCDGVILESEHLHRQAYNDAFSHFNVRCPNDDDNGKLNWSLEFYDVLQNQIGGGKPKMRWYFKEHGWPTSTIFQNPPEDDNDRAKLIDTLQDWKTERYKEIIKSGTVKPRSGVLRLMDEAKAAGKKLAVCSAATKSSVILCLENLIGLDRFHGLDCFLAGDDVKEKKPDPSIYITAAKKLGVSESNCLVVEDSVIGLQAATGAGMSCVITYTSSTADQDFKEAIAIYPDLSDVRFSDLESLLQAVVVAK, encoded by the exons ATGGCTTCCATCACAATTCCTCTCTCTCCACCAAATCCACACTCACTTTCCTCTCGCAATTCATTCTTCTCCTCTCCTTCATTTACAAAACTACTACGATCTCCTCCATCTTTCTACTTTTCATTTGATCGTAAATCATCGCTATCTGTTTCAGCTTCTTCTTCGACGAGAGCGTTAGAAGCTTTGATATTTGATTGTGATGGAGTGATTTTGGAGTCTGAACATCTGCATCGACAAGCGTATAACGATGCCTTCTCTCATTTCAATGTGCGTTGtcctaatgatgatgataatggaaAGCTGAATTGGAGTCTCGAGTTTTATGATGTGCTGCAGAATCAAATTGGCGGTGGAAAACCTAAAATGCGATG GTATTTTAAGGAGCATGGATGGCCAACTTCAACAATCTTTCAGAATCCTCCGGAGGATGACAATGATAGAGCCAAGCTGATTGATACCCTTCAA GACTGGAAAACTGAGAGATACAAAGAGATAATCAAATCTGGAACT GTTAAGCCGAGATCGGGAGTTTTAAGATTGATGGATGAGGCCAAGGCTGCT GGCAAGAAGCTCGCTGTCTGCTCCGCTGCAACCAAAAGTTCAGTTATACTGTGTCTTGAGAATCTTATAGGACTT gatCGGTTCCATGGTCTTGATTGCTTCCTTGCAG GTGatgatgtaaaagaaaaaaagccTGATCCTTCAATATACATTACAGCTGCCAAG AAACTTGGTGTCTCGGAAAGCAATTGTTTGGTGGTGGAGGATAGTGTCATCGGGCTACAG GCTGCAACTGGCGCTGGGATGTCGTGTGTGATAACCTACACTTCATCTACTGCGGATCAG GATTTCAAAGAAGCCATAGCAATCTATCCTGACTTGAGTGATGTTAG ATTTAGCGATTTAGAGTCACTTCTTCAAGCTGTTGTGGTCGCGAAATAG
- the LOC107850861 gene encoding F-box protein FBW2, with protein sequence MEEEFEFRQWDELLPDALGLIFRNLSLQELLTVVPRVCKSWEKAVKGPYCWQEIDIEEWSKNRCPENLDRMLRLLIPRSCGSLRKLCVSGLSDKSSFEFIANNAKSLQTLRLPKCELSDSVVEQVAGTFSNITFLDVSYCIKIGARALEAIGKHCKCLTGLRRTMHPLEVIDKLSQDDEALAIATTMPKLKQLEIAYMLVDTLSVSEVLQNCKQLELLDVRGCWNVNLDENFVKKFHKLKVVGPLVVDYYDKNGWDNCSDYSGSSGYIPWDFVAGDIDDDFDDDEVSDGYWEDEERLEDVEMWFYDDLNAVDAGYDWPQSP encoded by the exons ATGGAGGAAGAATTCGAGTTCAGGCAGTGGGACGAATTGTTACCCGATGCGCTCGGGCTAATATTTAGAAACCTTTCACTTCAAGAGTTGTTAACTGTAGTTCCAAGGGTTTGCAAGTCATGGGAAAAAGCAGTAAAGGGGCCTTATTGTTGGCAAGAGATTGACATTGAGGAATGGAGCAAAAATCGCTGCCCTGAAAACCTTGATCGGATGCTTCGCTTGCTTATTCCAAGAAGCTGCGGTTCCCTCCGCAAACTCTGTGTCTCTGGTCTCTCGGACAAATCGAGCTTCGAATTCATTGCGAACAA TGCCAAATCTTTGCAGACATTGCGGTTGCCAAAGTGTGAATTAAGCGATTCCGTAGTGGAACAGGTTGCAGGAACATTTTCCAACATTACGTTTTTGGATGTAAGCTACTGCATAAAAATAGGGGCGAGAGCCCTGGAAGCCATAGGGAAGCACTGTAAATGCCTGACTGGTTTGCGTCGAACAATGCATCCACTCGAGGTTATTGACAAGCTCTCGCAAGATGATGAAGCCCTTGCAATAGCTACGACAATGCCTAAGCTCAAACAACTGGAAATTGCTTACATGCTGGTTGATACATTGAGTGTATCGGAGGTTCTTCAAAACTGTAAGCAGCTCGAGCTGTTGGACGTAAGGGGTTGTTGGAATGTGAATCTTGATGAGAACTTTGTCAAGAAATTCCACAAGCTAAAGGTTGTTGGACCCCTTGTCGTGGATTACTATGATAAGAATGGCTGGGATAATTGCTCGGATTATTCAGGTTCTTCTGGCTATATACCGTGGGACTTCGTGGCAGGCGACATTGACGATGACTTTGACGATGATGAGGTGTCCGATGGGTACTGGGAAGACGAGGAACGTTTGGAGGATGTGGAAATGTGGTTTTACGATGACTTAAATGCTGTGGATGCTGGATACGATTGGCCCCAATCTCCTTGA